The Lactuca sativa cultivar Salinas chromosome 2, Lsat_Salinas_v11, whole genome shotgun sequence genome includes the window GAGTGACCGTGATTTTGGGTATTACCCCGACCACGTCCACCACCTCGTCCTCTTCCTCGGTTATTTGAACCCCGACCTCTACCTCTTGATGAATCGGTGTTTCTGTTGGATGATTCGGTTTTGGAATAAAGTAATTTATTTTGAGTCTCGATTACTTTGTCTTCACCCTTGATTCTTTCTTCATAAGCTTTTAAGCGACCAACCACGCCTTCAAAGCCAAttgttttaaggtccaaaactTGTTCAAGGGCTGCAACTATATGGACAAATCGCCTAGGGAGGCTCGTAAGAAACTTCTTCGCAAGCTTTTGTTCGGTCATGACCTCTCCTAGTGAAGCGGATTTCGAAGCAATCCCAAATAATTTAGCAGCGAACTCGTCTATCGTACTAGTATCACTCATCTTTAAATTTTCGAATTCCGTGATTAGAGTTTGGAGTCGGGCTTCCTTCACACGATCAGCTCCTAGGTTACGAGTTTTAATCGCTTCCCACATCTCTTTTCCGGTTTTCAAATTACCGATTTGAAGGATTAAATCCTCCGGAATCGATTGAAACAACAATCCTTTCACGATATTGTTTTTCTTCACATCATCTAGTCCGAGATCAATCACATCCCAAACGCCATGAATCCCAAGTAGCACCTCCATACGCATCCTCCAAATTGTGTAGTTCGTCGATGTCAAGGTTGGACATTGGAACGTGAATGACATGTGCTCCTTAGCCGATGGATGGGACGATTCTATTCCCGACATCTCGGTTTAATGTTTGATTCCTCCAcacaaatcaaataaaatttttgaCTTGTTTCTAATATAAGCAAAAAATTGAAATCACGATTTGTGTACTATTATTGGCAAATCAAAATTTGGGCTAACCCAAACACGCCTTCTGATGAGGTCCCaaagttaaacaaaaaaaaaaaaaaaaacacgtttGTATTTCTTCTTTAGGGCAAAAGGCGTTCTACGATTTGGAGCAGGTTAAGAACCCGCAGTTTCACTTCGTGTGTCGCAGGTTTTATTGCTTTCATGATGCTTCTTGTTGTTCAGATTCTCAACACGAGAAATCGAACAATAGCGATTTTCTCCACACGATAACTCTGAACAATTTCTTCACACGAGGGCTTCAAGCAATCGCCAATTTCACTAACGCAGAAATCGTTGATTTCACCA containing:
- the LOC111875918 gene encoding uncharacterized protein LOC111875918 is translated as MEVLLGIHGVWDVIDLGLDDVKKNNIVKGLLFQSIPEDLILQIGNLKTGKEMWEAIKTRNLGADRVKEARLQTLITEFENLKMSDTSTIDEFAAKLFGIASKSASLGEVMTEQKLAKKFLTSLPRRFVHIVAALEQVLDLKTIGFEGVVGRLKAYEERIKGEDKVIETQNKLLYSKTESSNRNTDSSRGRGRGSNNRGRGRGGGRGRGNTQNHGHSESSKNREDQKQKGKQREQRDLSNIQCYRCDNYGHFASRCPDRIKNHEANLNQTHEGDTNHEEGTFFMMNTIQETVFLNEDKYIPPKVEANADEDGIWYLDNGASNHMTGNYSYFSELNKNITGRVRFGDGSCVSIKGKGSILLELENW